In one Corythoichthys intestinalis isolate RoL2023-P3 chromosome 16, ASM3026506v1, whole genome shotgun sequence genomic region, the following are encoded:
- the aimp2 gene encoding aminoacyl tRNA synthase complex-interacting multifunctional protein 2 isoform X2, translating to MPSKNTLVPSNMYQNGEMDPAVKALEARQDEIMRKLYELKAAVEGLAKTVTTPDADLDLTVGGGLSSSQSCAFHGTADLDTLLGKDLGALRDIVINANPAQPPITLLVLHKLLCQRYRVLSTVHVHSSVSSVPEQLLSCLGPRHPDSYARHLFQLGFTLIWKDVPKLQMKFNVQNMCPVEGEANVARFLFKLLAPYPSDVASATLVDNWVDAAFFQLAEGGTKERAVVLRALNSTLGRGPWLVGREVSLADVACYCCLLLTGAASSAPANVQRWLQSCENLGHFGPAKVLRQ from the exons AATGGCGAGATGGACCCAGCCGTCAAAGCTCTGGAGGCCCGTCAGGATGAGATCATGCGCAAATTGTATGAGCTGAAGGCAGCCGTGGAGGGCCTGGCTAAGACTGTGACCACTCCTGACGCTGATCTGGACCTGACTGTTGGCGGCGGGCTTTCGTCATCCCAGAGCTGCGCCTTCCATGGCACCGCCGACCTGGACACGCTACTGGGCAAG GACCTTGGCGCTCTCAGAGACATCGTCATCAACGCCAATCCAGCACAGCCCCCCATCACTCTCTTGGTTCTTCACAAGTTGCTGTGTCAGCGCTACCGGGTCCTCTCCACCGTTCACGTCCACTCATCTGTCAGCAGCGTACCAGAGCAGCTTCTCTCCTGCCTTGGACCCCGCCACCCGGACAGCTACGCCCGCCATCTCTTCCAGCTTGGCTTCACCCTCATATGGAAAGACG TCCCCAAACTGCAGATGAAGTTCAACGTTCAGAACATGTGCCCCGTGGAAGGCGAGGCAAACGTGGCGCGCTTCCTCTTCAAACTGCTGGCGCCATACCCGTCCGACGTTGCGTCAGCCACCTTAGTGGATAACTGGGTGGACGCGGCCTTTTTCCAGTTGGCCGAGGGCGGCACCAAGGAGCGGGCAGTCGTCCTGCGCGCCCTCAACTCAACTCTGGGCCGCGGGCCCTGGCTGGTCGGGCGAGAAGTCTCCCTGGCTGACGTGGCGtgctactgctgtcttctgctCACCGGCGCTGCCTCCTCAGCCCCCGCCAATGTCCAGCGCTGGCTCCAGTCCTGCGAGAACCTGGGTCACTTCGGGCCCGCTAAGGTACTCAGACAGTGA